A region from the Colius striatus isolate bColStr4 chromosome 12, bColStr4.1.hap1, whole genome shotgun sequence genome encodes:
- the CHST2 gene encoding carbohydrate sulfotransferase 2 — protein sequence MKVCRRKALALCLGYALLVLLAALNLLEYKWRREPRRCGEPPAAPRHRPPPPPPPPQPAGSRGPAGDRRQLVYVFTTWRSGSSFFGELFNQNPEVFFLYEPVWHVWQKLYPGDAVSLQGAARDMLSSLYRCDLSVFQLYSTAGAGKNLTTLGIFGASTNKVICSSPLCPAYRKEVVGMVDDRVCKKCPPQRLSRFQEECHKYRTLVIKGVRVFDLAVLAPLMRDPTLDLKVIHLVRDPRAVASSRIKSRHGLIRESLQVVRSRDPRIHRMPFLDAGHKLGGKKEGGGGSDYHALGAMEVICSSMAKTLQTALHPPDWLQGNYMAVRYEDLVVEPIKTLRQVYGFVNLSVSPEMEKFALNMTSGPGYSSKPFVVSARNATQALSAWRTALSYQQIKQVEEYCHQPMALLGYERVSSPEEVKDLSRTLLRKPRL from the coding sequence ATGAAAGTGTGCCGGCGGAAGGCGCTGGCGCTGTGCCTGGGCTACGCGCTCCTGGTGCTCCTCGCCGCTCTCAACCTGCTAGAGTACAAGTGGCGGCGGGAACCGCGGCGCTGCGGAGAGCCCCCGGCCGCCCCGCGCCACCgtcccccgccgccgccgccgccgccgcagccggCCGGGAGCCGCGGTCCGGCGGGCGACCGGCGGCAGCTGGTCTATGTCTTCACCACCTGGCGCTCGGGGTCCTCCTTCTTCGGGGAGCTCTTCAACCAGAATCCCGAGGTCTTCTTCCTCTACGAGCCGGTGTGGCACGTCTGGCAGAAGCTGTACCCCGGGGACGCCGTCTCGCTGCAAGGGGCGGCCCGCGACATGCTGAGCTCCTTGTACCGCTGCGACCTCTCAGTCTTCCAGCTCTACAGCACGGCGGGCGCCGGCAAGAACCTCACCACGCTGGGCATCTTCGGGGCGTCCACCAACAAGGTCATCTGCTCCTCGCCCCTCTGCCCGGCCTACCGCAAGGAGGTGGTGGGCATGGTGGATGACCGGGTGTGCAAGAAGTGTCCCCCGCAGCGCCTCAGCCGCTTCCAGGAGGAGTGCCATAAGTATCGTACGCTGGTCATCAAGGGCGTGCGTGTCTTTGACCTGGCTGTCCTCGCCCCGCTCATGCGAGACCCGACCCTGGACCTGAAAGTCATCCACCTGGTGCGGGACCCTCGGGCCGTCGCCAGCTCCCGCATCAAGTCCCGGCATGGCCTCAtccgggagagcctgcaggtgGTGAGGAGCCGGGACCCCCGTATCCACCGCATGCCCTTCCTCGATGCCGGCCACAAGCTGGGTGGAAAGAAGGAGGGGGGTGGCGGTTCAGACTACCAtgctctgggtgctatggaggtCATCTGCAGTAGCATGGCCAAGACCCTGCAGACTGCTCTGCACCCCCCTGACTGGCTCCAGGGCAACTACATGGCTGTGCGCTACGAGGATCTGGTGGTTGAGCCCATCAAGACCCTGCGGCAGGTCTATGGCTTTGTCAACCTGTCAGTCAGCCCAGAGATGGAGAAGTTTGCCCTCAACATGACCAGCGGCCCCGGCTACTCCTCCAAGCCCTTTGTGGTGTCGGCCAGGAATGCCACCCAGGCGCTGAGCGCCTGGAGGACTGCACTCAGCTACCAGCAGATCAAGCAGGTCGAGGAGTACTGCCACCAGCCCATGGCCTTGCTGGGCTATGAGAGGGTCAGCAGCCCCGAAGAGGTGAAGGACCTCAGCAGAACGTTGCTCAGGAAGCCACGGCTGTGA